TGCATATTAAAATATCAACCAATTTCATGCACTCATACATGTGATACTTTGTTATCTTTGTACCATAGTAGTTGTGAAGTTAAAAATGAAATAAGGAAAAAATTCTAGCATCAAGTTGCACTAGTGTCAACTGTGTAAATTAACCTAGATAGAAGTATATCAAGAATTTTAAAAGTACACTTTACACCCTACATCCTCAAACTTTGGGAGCACATTAATGATACATTCCCCTTCCAATATGTTTTCTCTTACTTAAACCAAGGAACTACTTATGCAAGATCACTTCGGCTAATGCCGAGTTTTGTGCGGTGTTTTCCCCCTCTAGGTCACtcaatatttttaatgcaaaagGAAACATCACCCTTTGCCACTCTAACTTAGTCCCTCTCTCCTTGCTTCATAGGCATGGAAGAATATGGGTAGTGAAGGGAGCAAATGAGAGGAACAATATAGTTGCTCATTCGCCATGAAAGTAAGAACAACCAAGTACATCTCGATATGGGCCCTCACATGCTCATCATGTCGTAAAACAATGCATCATGCTAATTGACTTAGAATTCAAAAATGATTAACTACCGGTAGAGGGGGTGGCTTTAATTCACCATAATTGACAAAGTTGAATTGGAACCAAGAACCccaaaatttatttaaaaaaatttccCGCGTCTAACAAGTTGAGCTGAGAGTTAGGCCATCAGTCTACCGTTACCCTCACATATGAACTCACTATTTTTCTTTACTAACGATCCAACACAAGATTTTATAGTGTTAGTTGAGACTAAAAACAATAGAGAGTTCTAAATGCTCCAAAATGATAGATTAAATGAGAACAATGGACACTTTTATATGATATTTGCACTATGTTTAAAAGAAATTAGGATGTACCTATACCATGGCGGTTTTATCTTTTAGATAATTATGATGATGACTTCTCAAATGCGCCACAAACATATAAACGCCCATACTGGCCAAGATTTGCCAAGGTTGTGTTGGGATCGATGCGAGAGGGCAAGTGAATTACCTATGAAAGGGGAAAGACATTTAGCTAATCTAATATAAAATGGTAGGACCATCATGATGTAGTTCAAGTGTTTGACATACCTTCTGGAAGCGAGTAACACCCATGGATTGTCTAGTTGTGTAGGCTCTCCAGTAATTATTAAACGACCGACGGGATCTGAAAGAACTTGAAGCTACAAAAAAACATGAATTAATAAATGTCTATAAGCAAACTCACTACTCCATATTTTACGACAAGCATGAGAAAAATGTATGGAAAATGAATAATTGATGAGTAATTAAACCACCAATGCATAACTACACCCTTATTGTGCATTTATTTAATTTCTATACCTCTTCACGCAGAAGACCAGGAACTAATGCATATACTTGATACTGATATTTCTGCAACAAAATATAGTTATTATGTTACAAAATACCCATACAATACACACTTCCAATATTTTTGTGCTCAACTTATGACACCAAAACATCCACAACTTCTAGTATCTATCTGAGATCAAGAAATGGTTTCAGATAATGTAAGAAATTCATTGGCATAGTTGATATCATAGAATGAGAACTATAGCTTAACATGTGGTGCTTACAGATATAAGAACATTTATCTTCACCCAATCAGCTCGAGATCCCATATCGATGATTGTTGAGTTACTTCTGCAAATAACAATCATTTTTAGCCAACCGCATCCACGAAAACTGAAACAATAAAGCGAGAGAAAGAATATGATATTATTCAAAAACTAATCCTATTGGTGGAATAGTTCTATGTGTTTTCTGTCTGACTTTGTGGTATGTCATGCTTCAGCGAGGGTGTATGCCGTATTTTCGATGACCCACTTTTCTATTTATTCACTGGGTTGGAATAATAACTAATTCATAATAAATTATGAGAAACAAAAAAATACTAAAATTTCATAAGGTACACTAGAAAATATGTACCAAAACAACTTTTCACTTATAAAGAAATGATATATTTTAATCTAATATACACTACAAAAATGGTATAAAAAAAACTTCGTGTTCAGAGAAGTTATGATTTCTTGAAATTATAGTTGAATATCTTTATTTTTCATAGTATTCCTATATTAATAGAGATAGATAGCTAAaattaatattattattattatttacatGTATTCTTATTCTTTTCTTGAGTATTTATCAAGTAATGAAATGGTGTGAAGAGGAATGTAGCAAAAAAGCTAAGTTTTCATGTGAATAAAAGGTGCATAAATGGAACTTACTTGTAAATAAACAAGGCTAGTAACAAAAACATAAATGTGAAAAATGTTATGTTCAATGGTTTTTGGAGATATTTAAAAGAAGAGATTTACTGTATATTATCAACTCCGTGTTGTAAGTCTTTATCATCTTCAATGGTTGACACCGTTTTCCTCTTCAGTGAAACTATAAAAATCCAATTGAAAATATATAATAACATAAATGAGGGTAATCAATAAATTCAAGAAAAATACCAATCCTTTAGGAGTTTCATCTTTCTCCAAGTAAAGTATCCCCTTGAAATTAGAAACTTACCATTTCGTGGCGATCTCTGATAATGACATCTTTGGATTGCAAGAGTTGCAGACTCCCTTTGAAATCTTCCAAGAACACTTGTCTCACTCATCTGTAAAATAAAATTATAGTTCGCATTCAGGATCTTGGTGCCACATTTAAAATTGCATGTCTTTTGTATTTAAGATGTATACATTATCATCCTATCAACACTATGTTCAATATATTTCATGATTTCAAATGCAAACTTAATTTTCAATTAATTTGAATCTTTTTTGTTAAATTATCTACCAACTGAGTCATATTTACTTTATTTCCTTATTTAATAGCATATGTTATGCTTGTAATGTCGCACCTCTATTCCCAAAGCATTTTGCTTTGTCGAGGTAGATGGAATGGCCTTGAACCTACATGTGTCACTGTTTTCCATCTCATATTTAAGGAGTACCTACAGGGGGAACAATAAATGTATCTCAAATGGAGGTTAATTAAAAGAATAGTCAACTATTCTTGATGCTCTCATAATATAATTAAAAATATATTCTACTTCAATTTATCTAACCATGAGACACCACTTCCTTTTATAGGATGCTCATGATCCAGTCCACATATTACTACCACATACTCCCTCTCTAAACTAATATAAgaccgtttagatcactaaagtagtaatgtaaacgctcttatattagtttatggagggagtatatatctaAATTATTTAGCATAAAATTATTCTAATTTCACTATATTGGTTGTAAAGACTAGACTACAAGCCATAAAGCCATATTGACAACTTTGTGAAACTTAAGAAAAGTCGAATTAATTTTAGTTGGTAAAGGCTCATTTTACAAGACACATAGAATATTTTAACTAAGTTTTGTATTCCACTGTTTAGCTTGGGACCCATCAGGTCATCAACCATTGCATGAATGAACCACAAGAAGACCACAACTAAAAAATATATAGAAGGGCGGGCAGAATATAAGAAGCACCTTCTTGTAGAAGTTATGAAAGGACCATGAAACATTTGTGCATGTCCTACAAAAATATGATTGTCAAAACACATAAAACCAAGAAGGAAAATAAGATCATATGCCAATTTACTCAAGTTCATGTCATTGAACAATTTAATACGAGGTTCATAAATGAAAATTCCATCAAAATTCTTCCAGGAGAAGTGGAATTCGTACTTTGGTGGTTCAAAAGACTCTCCCACTTGGCGCCACTTTCTGCTTAATGTTACCTATTGGTGCAATTTGTTAGTAATTAAGTATGTGCTGGACATTGGATAAATATTGCAAAAACGTATTATAATAAAATATAGAGAATCACATTGTCTAATACATACAAAAATGTATTGTATATCACATTTAATTTGGTGGCTCGAAGAGTACTAACTTGTATCCCTTTCTGAGGGAAAGTGAGCATGTCATCATTTTTCTCAAAGAAACCCAATTTGCGAGTGGTGCACTAATCTATGTTTGGGTGTAAAATGTTGATGGAAATATTTTGGATAGCTATCTTTTCCATCTTCTTAATTTGGAGTTCTCTTGAAGAACATTTTGGGTACAAAATTCAATGTTAACTTAGTTTTTTCAACAAATTGTTAGTGATTATggtttccccaccgattgttagcATCAAGAGCAGTGTCTTACCACAATCTCAATCATTTTACTAAAATATACAAAAAAGCCAAGGAGGTTCATTAAATAATGAATGAATATTTTATTTATGGCAAGATACAGAACTTGGTCCAAAAAATGAACCATACATGAAATAGATTGCATATAAAAAGAGTTATAATATCATTATGGTACATGTGAGTATGAATATACCACTCTTTACCTTTTTTGGGTAGAATTTGATTCGTTTCAAATAAGTAAAATACTTGAAGAAACCCAAATGATGTTATGATTGTTTAACAATGGTCACAAATATGGTAGTTGGACTAATTAAACACACAACACACTAAAACAAATAATGAATGAATCTATATTTTTTGGTTGTTTTGCATAATTATGAAAATGAAAAGGGATAAAATTTCACCAAAATGGTGGTTCGTAGTTTATAGGATATATTCAGTTGCTTGGGATATAAGATGTGTCCAATTGAGATGTGCTAATGTAGAAAAACATATCTAGATGTAAATACATAGGGTGAAAGGGAATCAAATTCATAGCTCATGTTATATAGAGGGATGTAAACATCAGAGAATGATCACCTGTTTATACCGACCCAATTTCTTCACCTTTCTCCACAACCTACAAAAATATAGTCAATATCAAGTTAGTAGGTTCAATATGCTCATAGAACCTTGTATCATTAAGGAATTAAAAATTATGTAGTACTTAATTAAGGTAATTCAACCCTTCTCCATAGAACTTTGGGGGCCTGAATTCCATTGAATTATCCTTGTGGAATCGTTCAAGTTCATTCATGAAATTATCCTGCTCTTCCTTAGTACCAGAGTCCTCATCACTATGGGCGTTGTCAAACATCAGTGAATGGTTTGAGATCTTTAACAACGAACTTCCCTCCTCATCTTTCCTAAatggtgcaggttgaagatgattTTGATCATTCATATCCTCTAATGAGATACCATTTCCACTCTCCCCTCCCCCCTCGACATCTAGTACTTTGGTGTTTCCTAGAATCTGTATGCGATCAATCGAACATACGGACTCACCCAATCCGTTCCTGCCCTTACTGGATTTCCCCTCTTCTATGCCCACACTATCATCCATGGGTAGATCCGTGGTTTTTTCCACCTTACGTTCTACCTGTAAGAAAGGCGCATCATCGCCTTCAACTTGTGACATAGTTTTGTTTAGATCCATGAAATCCTAGACCTTTCACTTGAATAGCTTAGATCTAATACATCAGCACCCAAAACCCTTCCTTTTAATCTGAAATCACAACTCGTGTGTTAAACAAAAGGCATGTTATTCTACTGAAACTAGGAAAATACCAAAATATGGGCGCTAGATCTCAACCTGAGAAGATGGTCCTTGATACTTGGTATGCTGAGGTCGAAGACGATGTCGTGAGGCGGCGCAGTGTAGTGGGAAAACCTAATGGGAAATTTTAGAGGGGGTGACTCTGAACAGAATCGGGGTTGGTAGAACCACCCATTTGGGTTTCTTTCTTTTTTAACTCTTCTGAATTGTGATATGCAAATAATAAATTTTACCTTTAATACCCCCCATAATCTATATAAGTGCTTGGCAATAGGTTATTGCTATTTTTAGATAGATGCCCCAGGGTTTTTTATTTTGGTAGCATGAGCTAAGAGACATTTTATTTGCTGGTGTCCTGGCTAAGGGTCCTCTCACCATGTTGACACCTGGCTTGGTGGGTTGGGCTGAGGACCCTTGTCGATTTTGTCATGGGctacttcgggcagcccatgacaTATACAAGGAAGATCCAGAAGACTTGGCGCACATGACAAGATGTTGGATTCGTGGAGGAATCGACCTTGTCGTATGTAGCCGACTAGGATTTTGTACCCTAGGACCCCCTATATCCTATATAAACCGATGGGACAAGCTAGTAGACATAAATTTACCTGTACTTTATACACAATCCAAGGCAATAAAAACAAGCATGGTTTGGTTttttatctcttcggagagccagAACCTAGGTAAATCTTTTATCTCTAGTAACATCGTcccaagatgcctagcttaggacaCCCTGCTAGGATATCCGCCATATTTAGCTCCATTTGTGGTGTCCCATGCAGGTCCTGCTAGGTGATCGTCACGGTTCGATGGGACTCATGATCAACACTCAGGTCAGCACCAACACAATCTTAGTGTCGAACCAGATGTTCATCCTTGGTGGCGTGACACTCGTTGCCAACTCAAGTGGCCTCCTCGTCCAGGTCAAATCCTTTACTCCGGGCCAGACTGTTAGGTTTGGTAGTATGGAGTTACACAATGGACTCTGTGGAGAGCTAACCTTCTCAGGCTTGGTTTCGTGCCAGTCTGAGGAGCAGCACTAGTTGCTCTCTTCAGACCCAATTTTAGATCAGGCCGAGGATGGGCGTGATAAACCTTTAACGAGATCAGTGTCAAATTGGATCCCAAACCCACTCCCCCAATGTGGTATTTCGGATCAAGCTTTGGCGGAGGGCGTGAACTTTGTTCCGGGATTGATGTCGAATCAGATACTAAAGTCGCTTCCCATGGTTCCATTTTAGATGAAGCCATGGAGGAGTGTGAGAAATTCTTCCTGCTTGTGATATTAGATTGGATCAAGGAAATCGTCAAACCGGAGTTCCTAATCTCGGTGTCAGATCAGATCGAGGAGCTCCCTGTGGGAGTCGAGTTTGTTCACCTGCCCACCACTCATCTAATTGCTATCGGCGAAGATCTTACTGTCATCCACGAAGGTACAACTGGTACGTATCCAACGTACCTATAACTTAtgaaagtattcatgccatgtttacaacaattttatatggttttggtattatttgaatgtaactaacccggacagacgctgtttttagcacaactaccgtggtgttgttttttgtgcagaaataaaagttcttggaattggataaaactttttggagatatttATGTAAcaaatgaagaatattggagcaaagaaCCACTTGA
The sequence above is drawn from the Triticum aestivum cultivar Chinese Spring chromosome 7A, IWGSC CS RefSeq v2.1, whole genome shotgun sequence genome and encodes:
- the LOC123153551 gene encoding AT-rich interactive domain-containing protein 5-like, which encodes MDDSVGIEEGKSSKGRNGLGESVCSIDRIQILGNTKVLDVEGGGESGNGISLEDMNDQNHLQPAPFRKDEEGSSLLKISNHSLMFDNAHSDEDSGTKEEQDNFMNELERFHKDNSMEFRPPKFYGEGLNYLKLWRKVKKLGRYKQVTLSRKWRQVGESFEPPKTCTNVSWSFHNFYKKKYQYQVYALVPGLLREELQVLSDPVGRLIITGEPTQLDNPWVLLASRR